A genomic segment from Mycoplasmopsis arginini encodes:
- a CDS encoding Mbov_0392 family ICE element protein, with protein MRKPFKRCQLQPLKWYACEKENVFKLFNNTSKTFQDKLNQKIYTNAIKLIASSFDDLDEKLNEKIYDSIKNLRDLDKLVKIAKLIDELQLTKSVKDSNLFELFIRSNDIYQFEELWAKIDKNIRENGLDGQVLLASDLINFKEATDATKALVKINVSGRLELILALRSEFMDWINEYSIDELINYFLYTKDDFIRDFNIQLEDK; from the coding sequence ATGAGAAAACCATTTAAAAGATGTCAATTGCAGCCTTTAAAATGATATGCTTGTGAAAAAGAAAATGTTTTTAAATTATTTAATAATACATCCAAAACCTTTCAAGATAAATTAAATCAAAAAATATATACAAACGCAATCAAATTAATTGCATCCAGTTTTGATGATTTAGATGAAAAACTAAATGAAAAAATCTATGATTCGATTAAAAACCTAAGGGATTTAGACAAACTAGTTAAAATAGCTAAATTAATAGATGAATTGCAACTTACTAAGTCAGTTAAAGACTCAAATTTATTTGAGTTATTTATTAGAAGTAATGATATTTACCAGTTTGAAGAACTGTGAGCAAAAATTGACAAAAATATTAGAGAAAATGGTTTAGATGGACAAGTGCTTTTGGCATCGGATTTAATTAATTTTAAAGAAGCAACAGATGCAACAAAGGCCTTAGTAAAAATTAATGTTTCAGGTAGACTAGAATTAATTCTAGCATTGCGTAGTGAGTTTATGGATTGAATTAATGAATATTCTATTGATGAATTAATTAATTATTTTTTATATACCAAAGATGATTTTATAAGAGATTTTAATATTCAATTAGAAGATAAATAA
- a CDS encoding Mbov_0392 family ICE element protein, translating to MDKFFNNKSLKEKNWIYDGYAQTTNYIETFEKNAVSINNESKRRTYLTLIEDILWNIVDFDDELKIKVLDVLTRENDFGKLSAIYQITKELDENDLDDHSLAEDFYSENDIHHFSDVWYLMNEEVKAKGLDEIDQYLLQDLLEINGKADWVQINGYGRAYAIEDIEKEFNNWVISDLENLIKKSNYTLEDYLDHKEDKEDEKE from the coding sequence ATGGATAAGTTTTTTAATAATAAGTCTTTAAAAGAAAAAAATTGAATCTACGACGGATATGCTCAAACAACAAATTACATAGAAACATTCGAAAAGAATGCAGTTTCGATAAACAATGAATCAAAAAGACGAACATATTTGACATTAATTGAAGACATTCTCTGGAATATCGTTGATTTTGATGATGAATTAAAAATTAAAGTTCTAGATGTTTTAACTAGGGAAAATGATTTTGGCAAATTGTCAGCTATTTATCAGATAACCAAAGAATTGGATGAAAATGATTTAGATGACCATTCGCTAGCTGAAGATTTCTATTCTGAAAATGATATTCATCACTTTAGTGATGTTTGGTATCTGATGAATGAAGAAGTCAAAGCAAAAGGTTTGGATGAAATAGACCAATATTTGCTGCAAGATCTATTAGAAATCAATGGTAAAGCAGATTGAGTCCAAATTAATGGATATGGCAGAGCGTATGCAATTGAAGATATAGAAAAAGAGTTTAATAATTGAGTAATTAGTGACTTAGAAAACTTAATTAAGAAATCAAACTATACTCTTGAAGATTATTTGGATCATAAAGAAGATAAAGAAGATGAAAAAGAATAA
- the rpsI gene encoding 30S ribosomal protein S9, translated as MADKIRYYGLGRRKSSVARVYLIPGKGSFVINGKEARQYLNSDILLKDALSPFTVTETTNQFDIFANVNGGGLTGQAGAIRLGIARGLLEASNNEYRNKLKDAGFLTRDARVKERKKFGLRKARRARQFSKR; from the coding sequence ATGGCAGATAAAATTAGATACTATGGTCTAGGTCGTCGCAAATCATCTGTTGCCAGAGTTTACTTAATTCCTGGAAAAGGTAGTTTTGTAATTAATGGTAAAGAAGCAAGACAATATTTAAATTCAGATATTTTATTAAAAGATGCTTTAAGTCCATTTACCGTAACTGAAACAACAAATCAATTTGATATTTTTGCAAATGTTAACGGTGGTGGATTAACAGGTCAAGCTGGTGCTATCAGATTAGGTATTGCTAGAGGACTTTTAGAAGCTTCAAATAATGAATATCGTAATAAATTAAAAGATGCCGGTTTCTTAACAAGAGATGCTCGTGTTAAAGAACGTAAAAAATTCGGTTTGAGAAAAGCAAGAAGAGCAAGACAATTTTCAAAACGTTAA
- the ffh gene encoding signal recognition particle protein, with product MLDFIQRRIQKSIDKINKKLSINEEDILEILREVKLALLEADVNLEVVKSFIKQVKEKALNSQIIGKLNQQQTVLKIFKDELTTILGNKTIEIKPKSYPTKIMMVGLQGSGKTTTSAKLAVYFRKKGIFKKPLLVGDDIYRPAARDQLEQLAKQTQTDFYTKSENDALLIATQAIEAAEEHKNDLVIIDTAGRLAIDEQLMDELKNIKSKVKPDYIFLIVDSMSGQDVINTAKKFHEELNLSGTIITKLDSDARGGAALSITHLLQVPIAFIGVSEKITGLELFYPDRMADRILGMGDVLSLIEKASEEVDEKMMKKIGYKMISGKFDLNDLMNSLSQIKKLGKMKSILKLIPGMADKVSDEKIDEAENKFKVYTYLINSMTDLEKKNPKLLKNPTRKDRIIKGSGRSAREYNMLINDFERMSKQMKEMGSNPQIKNGILG from the coding sequence ATGCTAGATTTTATACAAAGAAGAATTCAAAAATCAATTGATAAAATTAACAAAAAATTATCAATTAATGAGGAAGATATTTTAGAAATTTTACGTGAAGTTAAATTGGCGTTATTGGAGGCCGACGTTAATTTAGAAGTTGTTAAATCTTTTATTAAACAAGTAAAGGAAAAAGCTTTAAATAGTCAAATTATTGGTAAATTAAACCAACAACAAACAGTTTTAAAAATATTTAAAGATGAATTAACAACAATACTAGGGAATAAAACAATTGAAATTAAGCCCAAATCTTATCCAACAAAAATAATGATGGTTGGACTACAAGGTTCTGGTAAAACTACAACTTCAGCAAAATTAGCAGTTTACTTTAGAAAGAAAGGTATTTTTAAAAAACCTTTATTAGTCGGAGATGATATTTATCGTCCAGCCGCTAGAGATCAATTAGAACAGCTTGCAAAACAAACACAAACAGACTTTTATACAAAAAGTGAAAATGATGCTTTATTAATAGCAACACAAGCAATTGAGGCAGCTGAAGAGCATAAAAACGATTTAGTTATTATTGATACCGCCGGTCGTTTAGCAATTGATGAACAACTAATGGATGAATTAAAGAATATAAAAAGTAAAGTTAAACCTGATTATATTTTCTTAATTGTTGACTCAATGAGTGGTCAAGATGTTATTAATACAGCTAAAAAGTTTCATGAAGAACTAAATCTAAGTGGAACAATTATAACCAAACTAGATTCTGATGCTAGAGGTGGTGCCGCGTTATCTATTACTCATTTATTACAAGTTCCAATTGCATTTATCGGGGTAAGTGAAAAAATTACTGGATTAGAACTATTCTACCCTGACAGAATGGCTGACAGAATCTTAGGAATGGGTGATGTTTTATCATTAATCGAAAAAGCTTCGGAAGAAGTTGATGAAAAAATGATGAAAAAAATTGGCTATAAAATGATTAGTGGTAAATTCGATCTTAATGATTTAATGAACTCTTTATCTCAAATTAAAAAATTAGGTAAAATGAAATCTATACTTAAATTAATTCCTGGTATGGCTGATAAAGTTAGTGATGAAAAAATAGATGAGGCTGAAAATAAATTTAAGGTTTACACTTATTTAATTAATTCAATGACTGACTTAGAAAAAAAGAACCCTAAACTTTTAAAAAATCCAACTAGAAAAGACAGAATTATCAAAGGATCAGGAAGAAGTGCAAGAGAATACAACATGCTAATAAATGACTTTGAAAGAATGTCAAAACAAATGAAAGAAATGGGCTCAAATCCACAAATTAAAAATGGAATTTTAGGTTAA
- a CDS encoding single-stranded DNA-binding protein yields MNSVHMIGRLVSKPQLGLTKNNKPYSKFVIALKKDINKKYTAIEEGRQTDYFNCLAFNNNASFINKFLDKGDLVSITGKLNYLINTSNESTTSNYYFVDIKTIEPLESKEVIEKRRSLNNQLDSNANWKQETDQINQWQSSNNNSTSSYSDTNNDEDGLTWDY; encoded by the coding sequence ATGAATAGTGTGCATATGATCGGGCGACTTGTATCTAAACCACAATTAGGTTTAACAAAAAACAACAAACCCTATTCTAAGTTTGTAATTGCTCTAAAGAAAGACATAAATAAAAAATATACAGCAATTGAAGAAGGCAGACAAACTGATTACTTTAATTGTCTGGCATTTAATAATAACGCTTCTTTCATTAACAAGTTTTTAGACAAAGGTGACTTAGTCTCAATCACTGGGAAATTAAATTATTTAATTAACACATCAAATGAAAGTACTACTTCTAATTATTATTTTGTTGATATAAAAACAATTGAACCACTTGAATCAAAAGAAGTAATTGAAAAAAGAAGAAGTTTAAATAATCAATTAGATAGTAATGCGAATTGAAAACAAGAAACTGATCAAATTAATCAATGGCAATCAAGCAATAATAATAGTACTTCTAGTTATAGTGATACAAACAATGATGAAGATGGTCTAACTTGAGATTATTAG
- the ylqF gene encoding ribosome biogenesis GTPase YlqF, translated as MIHWFPGHMAKQFRLLQEKQKLFDLFIVVMDARLPKSSFNEEIFKLINNKPILFVFNKADKTNLAKLNPFLEKYQKRGQVVITNLKNKDGYAKINNALNKEFLKFKAKNDLKGKLTPALKCVVLGVPNVGKSTLINTMSKSKSTKVGAIAGITRSEQWINCKNYMLLDTPGLLMPKIESDEAGAKLAIVGSIRQEAIDINELIVALYRLMSKYYPEKLTEIKLEPTFSEEEIFDNLAKYAQINNLLLKNGVYDIKKGINMLINYFKNLNNVIFDVYEEGK; from the coding sequence ATGATTCATTGATTTCCTGGTCATATGGCCAAACAATTTAGACTTTTACAAGAAAAGCAAAAACTTTTTGATTTATTTATCGTTGTAATGGATGCAAGACTTCCTAAAAGCTCTTTTAATGAAGAGATTTTTAAACTTATCAATAATAAGCCAATTTTATTTGTTTTTAACAAAGCGGATAAAACTAATTTAGCTAAATTGAACCCTTTTTTAGAAAAGTATCAAAAACGTGGACAAGTTGTTATAACTAATTTAAAAAACAAAGACGGATATGCCAAAATTAATAACGCATTAAATAAAGAATTTTTAAAATTTAAGGCTAAAAATGATCTAAAAGGAAAATTAACACCCGCTTTAAAGTGTGTTGTTTTAGGTGTGCCTAATGTGGGTAAGTCTACTTTAATTAATACTATGTCTAAATCTAAATCAACTAAAGTAGGGGCAATAGCGGGCATAACTAGATCAGAACAATGAATTAATTGCAAAAACTATATGTTATTAGATACGCCCGGCTTATTAATGCCTAAAATTGAAAGTGATGAAGCTGGTGCGAAGCTTGCTATTGTTGGGTCAATTAGACAAGAAGCAATTGATATTAATGAGTTAATAGTTGCTTTATATCGATTAATGTCAAAATATTATCCTGAGAAACTAACCGAAATTAAATTAGAACCTACTTTTAGTGAGGAAGAAATTTTTGATAACCTTGCAAAGTACGCCCAAATTAATAATTTACTTCTTAAAAACGGTGTTTATGACATTAAAAAAGGAATAAATATGTTAATTAATTATTTCAAAAATTTAAATAATGTAATTTTTGATGTATATGAGGAAGGTAAATAA
- a CDS encoding MSC_0882 family membrane protein codes for MTNQIVANRLIYTEKRFKLVSLVFFFLLLFSSSIVLTLLFTKKIYINIILYNKETLIVPWWFYILPFFYIIYSIIKIILLSIDISTLKKAWAFILNENQNGNFTPLIFLKIYRNLLKKQVINFWISFSCLFYLSIFCSNFYGFLTTKNQWLAQKINMDKSFIDPRMFLWFIVSILILIFISFLLKSITLKLRRTNYELFFSISSVDYLEISRLKSATNKFAFKIFLWSFLILIVFPVAFFILIWKRTTKLRPK; via the coding sequence ATGACAAATCAAATTGTTGCTAATCGTTTAATCTATACTGAAAAAAGATTTAAATTAGTGTCACTCGTTTTTTTCTTTCTTTTATTATTTTCTTCATCAATTGTTTTAACCTTGTTATTTACTAAAAAAATATACATAAATATTATTTTATATAATAAAGAAACATTGATAGTTCCTTGATGATTTTATATTCTTCCATTCTTTTATATTATTTATTCTATCATTAAAATCATTCTTCTATCAATTGATATTTCTACTTTAAAAAAGGCCTGGGCATTTATTTTAAATGAAAATCAAAATGGAAACTTTACACCATTAATTTTTTTAAAGATATATCGAAATCTCTTAAAAAAACAAGTTATTAATTTTTGAATATCCTTTTCTTGTTTATTTTATCTATCAATCTTTTGTTCAAACTTCTATGGATTTCTAACTACAAAAAATCAATGACTTGCTCAAAAAATAAATATGGATAAAAGTTTTATTGACCCGAGAATGTTTCTTTGATTTATAGTTTCAATTCTAATTCTTATTTTTATCAGTTTTTTATTAAAGTCAATTACTCTAAAATTAAGAAGAACTAACTATGAATTATTTTTTTCAATCTCTTCAGTTGATTATCTAGAAATCTCAAGACTTAAATCAGCAACTAATAAGTTTGCTTTTAAGATATTTTTATGAAGTTTCTTAATTCTTATTGTATTTCCAGTTGCATTTTTTATTCTTATCTGGAAGAGAACCACTAAATTAAGACCCAAATAG
- the rpsO gene encoding 30S ribosomal protein S15, which produces MVSKQRKSELVKQFGRNDKDTGYLPVQIAILTEDIESLKKHFAVNKKDLHSMRGFMAKVNHRKALLSHLKDEDYTLYQTTIKALNIRK; this is translated from the coding sequence ATGGTTTCAAAACAAAGAAAAAGCGAATTAGTTAAACAATTTGGTAGAAATGACAAAGATACAGGTTATCTTCCTGTACAAATCGCAATTCTTACCGAAGATATTGAATCATTAAAAAAACACTTCGCAGTAAATAAAAAAGACTTACATTCAATGCGTGGATTTATGGCTAAGGTTAACCACCGTAAAGCTCTACTAAGCCACTTAAAGGATGAAGATTACACTTTATACCAAACAACCATTAAAGCTCTAAATATTAGAAAATAA
- the rplM gene encoding 50S ribosomal protein L13, producing MRQTTIIRKELVDKKWYIIDAANVPLGRLSTLVASILRGKNKPTFTPNVDMGDNVVVINAKDVLLTAKKDEKKIYYHHTGYPGGLKQITAADLRAKKPEVLVEKAVRGMLPHTKLGRKQFKNLYVYANAEHKQVSQQPTLIEVK from the coding sequence ATGCGTCAAACAACAATTATTAGAAAAGAATTAGTTGACAAAAAGTGATACATCATCGATGCAGCCAACGTACCTTTAGGTAGACTTTCAACTCTTGTAGCTTCAATCCTTCGTGGAAAAAATAAACCAACATTTACACCAAATGTTGACATGGGCGACAATGTAGTTGTTATTAATGCAAAAGATGTTCTTTTAACAGCTAAAAAAGATGAAAAGAAAATTTACTACCACCACACTGGATATCCTGGTGGATTAAAACAAATTACTGCTGCTGATTTAAGAGCTAAAAAACCAGAAGTTTTAGTAGAAAAAGCAGTTAGAGGTATGTTACCTCACACAAAACTAGGCCGTAAACAATTTAAAAATCTATATGTTTATGCAAATGCAGAACATAAACAAGTATCACAACAACCAACATTAATCGAGGTTAAATAA
- a CDS encoding SGNH/GDSL hydrolase family protein, whose protein sequence is MTDKNTSKIKINYIALGDAFASGFNSKVGFPTNGFLNQDGKILGLCYPSTLANLIKNNDNLELNSFYNFSVINGSIDFLKALYTNDKKTLKKMSNKIDLIQSIDWFSANIFENYFSKFLKDWNINNNDFSFFSKKIKEANLISITTGFYDFFSNLPLKEIFSLHKLNSKERDDQIKLIQQHVSNVRIDVEQKLINFIATIKSLNNKAKIITTNYSPLLLNLKDAILSFTNITLKERFDIYSYLQNALSQSIKNAAIKGSVDFIDINDKTYWEENKSYLFENIFSIYPTEKGYKKVGMDIYTKLFFNKKHFLLDLNNLIFKDKYISEQNYWMDDAKYYMSISNSSNNYDLFNSVYGRNKNENVFIPNSSESYFNSNLDKKNRITDFWSLFIRYSKFPIKDISKKFIIEKFLKAPEEYESVNKILEFLNNEQRSKAAILILLKDQKVDNILYIIEQSLIAKKHNEAFYIDYQLIKKEINLIFKQEQNLVYDVFKNFFSSGLINDSKAEIKEITKAIFSDALNTSLLSYLFNIKNDKRFNKIKKYLSSLNTFKEFIDFFIESLINYSDIYVKLKNFDELWKHFIVKNKYNLLFLFDKMLVELTNDDNINNTVDFFISTIKNSIRLELDSKDYKALKNAINNILNICKNNPKYLNNIFLKFLDNAKKISIYDLIFQLKTSKEKLFKKSNLVSINIFFITGVKLLKNLFIVKKIIKKNKL, encoded by the coding sequence ATGACTGACAAAAATACTTCAAAAATTAAAATTAATTATATTGCTTTAGGTGATGCTTTTGCTTCGGGATTTAATTCAAAAGTTGGATTTCCTACTAACGGATTTTTAAATCAAGACGGAAAAATTTTAGGTTTATGTTATCCTTCAACACTTGCCAATTTAATTAAAAATAATGATAATTTAGAACTAAATAGCTTTTACAACTTTTCGGTTATTAATGGATCAATAGATTTTTTAAAGGCTTTATACACAAATGATAAAAAAACATTAAAAAAAATGTCTAATAAAATCGACTTAATTCAATCAATAGATTGATTTTCAGCCAATATATTTGAGAACTATTTTTCAAAATTCTTAAAAGACTGAAATATAAATAATAATGATTTTAGTTTTTTTTCAAAAAAAATAAAAGAAGCAAATTTAATAAGTATAACAACAGGTTTTTACGATTTTTTTTCTAATTTACCTTTAAAAGAAATTTTTTCTTTGCACAAGTTAAATTCAAAAGAAAGAGATGATCAAATAAAACTAATTCAACAGCATGTTTCAAATGTGAGAATAGATGTTGAACAAAAATTAATAAATTTTATAGCAACAATAAAATCGCTTAATAATAAAGCAAAGATAATTACCACAAATTATTCGCCTTTATTACTTAATTTAAAAGATGCGATTTTGTCATTTACTAATATAACTTTAAAAGAACGTTTTGATATTTATTCTTATTTACAAAACGCATTAAGCCAATCTATCAAAAACGCTGCAATAAAAGGTTCAGTAGATTTTATTGATATTAATGATAAAACATATTGAGAAGAAAATAAGAGTTATTTATTTGAAAATATTTTTTCAATTTATCCAACTGAAAAAGGCTATAAAAAAGTTGGAATGGATATTTACACGAAATTATTTTTTAATAAAAAGCATTTTTTATTAGATTTAAATAATCTAATATTTAAGGATAAATATATTTCTGAACAAAATTATTGAATGGACGATGCAAAATATTATATGTCTATTTCTAATAGTTCTAATAATTATGATTTATTCAACAGCGTTTATGGTAGAAATAAAAATGAGAATGTTTTTATTCCAAATAGTTCAGAGTCATACTTTAATAGTAATCTTGATAAGAAAAACCGTATAACTGATTTTTGATCTTTATTTATAAGATATAGTAAATTTCCAATTAAAGATATTTCAAAAAAATTTATTATTGAGAAATTTTTAAAAGCACCTGAAGAGTATGAAAGTGTTAATAAAATTTTAGAATTTTTAAATAATGAACAAAGATCAAAAGCAGCAATTTTGATTTTACTAAAGGATCAAAAAGTGGATAATATTCTTTATATTATCGAACAATCTTTGATTGCCAAAAAACATAATGAAGCCTTTTATATAGATTATCAATTAATCAAGAAAGAAATTAATTTAATTTTCAAACAAGAACAAAATTTAGTTTATGATGTTTTTAAAAACTTTTTTAGTTCTGGTTTAATTAATGATTCAAAGGCAGAAATTAAAGAAATTACTAAAGCAATTTTCAGTGATGCTTTAAATACCAGTTTATTAAGTTATTTATTTAATATAAAAAATGATAAACGTTTTAATAAAATAAAAAAATATCTTTCAAGCTTAAATACATTTAAGGAATTTATCGATTTCTTTATCGAATCACTAATTAATTATTCAGATATTTATGTTAAGTTAAAAAACTTTGATGAACTTTGAAAACATTTTATTGTTAAAAATAAATATAATTTATTATTTCTTTTTGACAAAATGTTAGTTGAATTAACCAATGATGATAATATTAATAATACCGTTGATTTCTTTATATCAACAATTAAGAATTCAATTCGTTTAGAATTAGATTCCAAAGATTATAAGGCATTAAAAAATGCTATTAATAATATATTAAATATTTGCAAAAATAATCCTAAATATTTAAATAATATTTTCTTAAAATTTCTTGATAACGCTAAAAAGATTTCAATATATGACTTAATTTTTCAACTTAAAACAAGTAAAGAAAAACTATTTAAGAAATCAAATCTTGTCTCAATAAACATCTTTTTTATTACAGGTGTAAAATTATTGAAAAATCTTTTTATTGTTAAAAAAATAATTAAAAAAAATAAACTATAA
- a CDS encoding BspA family leucine-rich repeat surface protein — translation MQKKASNIIKKLLLSTSIPLAATTSFFAISCKKTFNKISNEALLSGKLQSKLSVLEVKWDSIEDRNFKSNHQTKYRSLMKIAKDAITSNKENEIEKATTLIDDFIRDLFFNTEEKVDIKDYLTDVDLYWQSYERFVNLMQNQYISDAYNKVKQKYETQTLRYKNKDYNIYLDGSKLINVLSKDDKKQVKVFAKELKNKVDAFEKELKDINDTSIYNNAPKLDERVPKEIHIDWNYDVIPKLKELVNKTWDTETADKIKTGQTYGEVIKMLGEDLSKHFDEIPKEYIDYWSSDILNPEFLKNEVLQLQDKKSTDRVEISKDRNFNVRAFNSDIISLSFSLAGFSAEEAIKYLFNNYVVPKLTPFHSKIVVNNELKKLIKKYENRFPNLKDKEYNFDDSGLTIPFGFSKNIDGTLKVKLKTFMRVSSEDYPSSLVTLEGGINIKYPNKSEWDPETMTSPTKYIGIDNIEYYIYDKSLSKRTDIKEITQIGYYVQEDNKYVRGVEMPKYINKVSQLPNVITNIERMFNDLVSHRIENLDKWDTSNISNMQELFDNARNFNQDIKNWNVSNVQNMESMFRWAFNFNQPLNSWNVENVINMRGMFNTAESFNQPLNSWNVENVINMQNMFNRAKNFNQPLNRWTPKSLKNMYSMFYSASSFNQNLSSWHLKKDVQRDYFNWYTNNWTKDKWPKFDA, via the coding sequence ATGCAAAAGAAAGCATCAAACATCATAAAAAAACTACTACTATCCACATCAATTCCGCTTGCTGCCACTACTTCTTTTTTTGCTATTTCTTGTAAAAAAACTTTTAATAAAATAAGCAATGAAGCTTTACTAAGTGGAAAACTACAATCGAAATTAAGTGTCTTAGAAGTTAAATGAGATTCAATTGAAGATAGAAACTTTAAATCTAATCATCAAACAAAATATCGAAGTTTAATGAAAATTGCCAAAGATGCAATTACTTCTAATAAAGAAAATGAAATTGAAAAAGCAACTACTTTAATTGATGATTTCATTAGAGACTTATTTTTTAATACTGAAGAAAAAGTTGATATTAAGGATTATTTAACAGATGTTGACTTATATTGACAATCCTATGAAAGATTTGTTAATTTAATGCAAAATCAATATATCTCTGATGCTTATAACAAAGTTAAGCAAAAATATGAAACCCAAACCTTAAGATATAAAAATAAAGACTATAACATTTATTTAGATGGTTCAAAATTAATTAATGTCTTAAGTAAGGACGATAAAAAACAAGTTAAGGTATTTGCAAAAGAGTTAAAAAACAAGGTAGATGCTTTTGAAAAAGAATTAAAAGATATCAATGATACTTCAATTTATAATAATGCTCCAAAGTTAGATGAAAGAGTTCCAAAAGAAATACATATTGATTGAAATTATGACGTGATTCCAAAATTAAAAGAATTAGTTAATAAAACTTGGGATACTGAGACTGCTGACAAGATCAAAACTGGTCAAACTTATGGTGAAGTTATTAAAATGCTTGGAGAAGACTTATCTAAACACTTTGATGAAATACCTAAAGAATACATTGATTATTGAAGTTCTGATATTTTAAATCCTGAGTTTTTAAAAAATGAAGTATTGCAACTACAGGATAAAAAATCTACCGATAGAGTAGAAATATCAAAAGATCGTAATTTTAATGTTAGAGCATTTAATAGTGACATTATTAGTTTATCGTTTTCATTAGCAGGGTTTAGTGCAGAAGAAGCAATTAAGTATTTATTTAACAACTATGTAGTACCTAAACTAACTCCTTTTCATTCAAAAATAGTAGTAAATAATGAACTAAAAAAACTTATAAAAAAATATGAAAATAGATTTCCTAATCTAAAGGATAAAGAGTATAACTTTGATGATTCAGGTTTAACAATCCCCTTTGGATTTAGTAAAAATATTGATGGAACACTAAAAGTAAAACTAAAAACATTTATGAGAGTTTCTTCAGAAGACTATCCAAGTTCTTTAGTCACTTTAGAAGGAGGCATAAATATAAAATATCCTAATAAATCTGAATGAGACCCTGAAACTATGACATCTCCTACTAAATATATAGGAATAGATAATATAGAGTATTATATATACGACAAATCTTTATCTAAAAGAACAGATATTAAAGAAATCACACAAATTGGATATTATGTTCAGGAAGATAATAAATATGTTAGGGGGGTTGAAATGCCAAAATATATCAATAAAGTTTCACAACTTCCCAATGTTATAACTAATATAGAAAGAATGTTTAATGATTTAGTTAGTCATAGAATAGAAAACCTTGATAAATGAGATACATCAAATATCAGTAATATGCAAGAATTGTTCGACAATGCTCGTAATTTTAATCAAGATATTAAAAATTGAAATGTATCCAATGTTCAAAATATGGAATCAATGTTCAGGTGGGCATTTAATTTCAACCAACCATTGAATAGTTGAAATGTTGAAAATGTAATCAATATGCGGGGCATGTTTAATACCGCCGAGTCCTTCAACCAACCATTGAATAGTTGAAATGTTGAAAATGTAATCAATATGCAGAACATGTTTAATAGAGCGAAAAACTTCAATCAACCATTGAATAGATGAACTCCCAAATCTCTTAAAAACATGTACTCAATGTTTTATAGTGCTTCTTCATTCAATCAAAACCTTTCTAGTTGACATCTAAAAAAAGATGTACAAAGAGATTATTTTAATTGATATACCAATAATTGAACAAAAGATAAATGACCTAAGTTTGATGCTTAA
- a CDS encoding tRNA (cytidine(34)-2'-O)-methyltransferase, with product MINIILYQPEISPNTANIIRTCFAGKAKLHIIKPIAFDLHPHWLKRKAAGHFLSEIQHEIHESYDKFIEKYPDKNVFYITRYGLHNYAEINYNKILKKEKEIWVMFGTESTGIPKRIMQDKIANCLRIPMNAQCRSLNLANSVAIILYEILRQNNFEDLSVYEVQKGKDFILKKD from the coding sequence ATGATTAACATTATTTTATATCAACCAGAAATAAGTCCTAATACCGCAAACATAATTAGAACATGCTTTGCTGGAAAAGCCAAACTTCATATCATTAAGCCCATTGCTTTTGATTTGCACCCACATTGATTAAAAAGAAAAGCAGCAGGTCATTTTTTAAGCGAAATACAACATGAAATTCATGAAAGTTATGATAAATTTATAGAAAAATATCCAGATAAGAATGTTTTTTATATTACTCGTTATGGACTTCACAATTATGCTGAAATTAACTATAATAAAATTTTAAAAAAAGAAAAAGAAATTTGAGTAATGTTTGGAACTGAAAGCACAGGAATTCCCAAAAGAATTATGCAAGACAAAATTGCAAACTGTTTAAGAATTCCAATGAATGCACAATGTCGAAGCTTAAATTTAGCTAATTCCGTTGCAATTATATTATATGAAATTTTACGTCAAAATAATTTTGAAGATCTATCAGTTTATGAGGTTCAAAAAGGTAAAGATTTTATTCTAAAAAAAGATTAA